The sequence AATTATTATGAAGCCAATTACAGCTATACGGTTTCCCATCATCCGTATTTTCAGGCGGCGATTTCCGGAACAAAGTCCATCGGCGACGGCAAATATGAAAGGATCACCCCATCCTATATTCTGGTCAAGAACCCTATTAAAAGTTCTTTGATCAGCGACCGGCTTCATGATCTGGTGAAGGAACATAATATTCATTCCATTCTTTTCGTTCCCCTGAAAGTTGTCGGCGAGGTCCGGCATCTGATGATTTTTTTCGCCACCAGGCATCGCCAGGCCTTTACTGAAGAAGAGGTGGAGCTGATAACCTTTTTCGGTAAGGAAATCATGAAGGCATCGAAGCTGGAGTTTCTGGATGATGTGCTGCATGACATCAAGAATCCTGCCATCGCTCTTGCCGGATTTTCAAATCGCGTCCTGAAACTCATGGAAAATGAAAACCTGGAGGATGTCCGGTCGAAGCTGACCTCCTATGTTGAGATCATGGCCTCGGAAGCGGCCCGTATGCAGGATCTCGCCCAGGCGATGAGCGGTTCCGGTCGTGAGGAGGAATTGAATCTTGCCGCTATCCTCCGGCAACGGGTCAGTATTTTTCGTGAAGTTGTGTATGAATCAAAGCTGCAACATGTGGAATTGCACGAACCTGATCTGGAAGAAAATCTGGTGGTTTACTGCCCCCGATACGGCCTTGAGAGAATCCTGGACAACCTGTTGAGTAACGCCATAAAGGCGGTGCCCAAAAAAGGCGGCAGCGTCAGGATTCAAGGCTTTCTGGATAACGATATGGTGACCCTGATCGTTGAAAACAGCGGCGAAATTTCCCAGGAGCATTTAGAGAATATCAAGAATGCCCAAGTCCGGGGCCGGGGGCTCAACATCATTTCAAGATTCGTCACCGCGAATCACGGCAATATGGACATCGAGGCCCGAAAGGGCTCCACCCGAATTGTCATAACCCTTCCCAGAGCGCAATGCTGATTTTTTCTGTGTTTGCTTACCTTTAATTAAATATTCACCTTTCAATCATTCATAAATCCGAAGCTGATAACCTCTTGAATTTGCCTGTCAAGCAGGGTAGTCTTTTTGGAAAATCTGTATGCCCCCTTTACCAACATTTGTGAGAGGAGAAAGGCTCGCGTATGCAAATATTCCTATGGGTTTTGCTGCTCATTGTTCTTGCTGAAGTTATGTCTCTTCGAAAGCGTATAAAAAAACTTGAGGAGAGTAATCCTAAGGGGCAAGAGACAGAGAAGCTTCGAACCAGAAAAGGCGAAATCAGGGAAGAAGTAAGGGTGCCCTCTTTTACGCAGGATTTGAAAGAGGAACCGATTGCCACAAGA comes from Pseudomonadota bacterium and encodes:
- a CDS encoding GAF domain-containing protein, yielding MEKKLAEFITRFQLLEESELSRARQHQIAALEDEYQTWFLSSIISETEEILALDPSQPTRKILELAAKLIVKHLFADAATIRIIEPDDMRMTSFGAYGVSNYDRLASVPLKESISGLVVQQKKAIAVPDIFEHPLFKDKTIVKARGFHSLLAVPLFNPVPMLATGEDLLGTMQIYYKEKGRKFTDLEITHAELLSRRISFVLAKKKILDLQKLNRRKETIINNIFFKLSRREGIKLKDLFILLVPELDEMLGVQGCSLLTVSDDRQHIHLEASYPSDVNYYEANYSYTVSHHPYFQAAISGTKSIGDGKYERITPSYILVKNPIKSSLISDRLHDLVKEHNIHSILFVPLKVVGEVRHLMIFFATRHRQAFTEEEVELITFFGKEIMKASKLEFLDDVLHDIKNPAIALAGFSNRVLKLMENENLEDVRSKLTSYVEIMASEAARMQDLAQAMSGSGREEELNLAAILRQRVSIFREVVYESKLQHVELHEPDLEENLVVYCPRYGLERILDNLLSNAIKAVPKKGGSVRIQGFLDNDMVTLIVENSGEISQEHLENIKNAQVRGRGLNIISRFVTANHGNMDIEARKGSTRIVITLPRAQC